The DNA segment GGACACTTAAGCGAATGACCGCGGATTCTACGTTCGGTTGGGGAATAAACACCGTATGCGGCACAACACAGACGAGCTCCGGCTCGCTGTAATACTGCACGGCAATGCTGAGGCTGCCATACTCCTTCCCGCCTGGGGAGGCAGCCATGCGCTCCGCAACCTCCTTCTGGATCATCACGACGATATGCTCCAGGGGCAGCCCTTCCTCCAGCAGCTTCATCAAAATCGGCGTGGTAACATAATACGGCAGATTCGCCACAACACTGACGCCAGACACGTCTTTAAACCGCTGCTCGAACAACTCCTGCAAATGAAGCTTAAGCACGTCTCCATGAACAACATTAACATGCGGGTACGGCTCCAGCACCTCCTCCAAAATAGGAAGAAGCCGCTGGTCAATCTCCACCGCGGTTACTTTGCCTGCCTGCTGCGCCAGCTTCTCTGTTAGCGCACCGATGCCAGGCCCGATCTCCAGAGCCCCCTTAGTCTTGTCCAGACCAGCGGCGTCAATGATTTTGGCTAGTATATTCTGATCAATCAGAAAATTCTGACCAAGGCTTTTCTTAAATGAAAACCCGTGCCGTTGGATAATTTCCTTCGTTCGGCGCGGTGTCGATATGTCTCCTCTATTCATCATACGTCAAACCCCTTCATCCTCCAGTTGAGCCAGCGCAGCTGCAAACTCCTCCCGGCTAATCCGAAATACGGTAAGCCGCTTATATAGCTGCTTGCCGTTACAATAACCGATACCTAGCAATTCACCGATCACACGGCGTCTCGCGGCGGCTGACGGGTGAACGATCAATCCGGCGTCTATTAAGTCTTCCCAATCGATAAGTTTATCATCGGTCTCGGCAGGTACAGTTTCCGTATGCACACGCGCTAGCGCCTCCCGAATGGCTTCAGGAGAAGCGTTCTCCACACCGATATCACCACGGCGCGTAGCATCAGCCTCCCGTAGGAAGGCATGCTTGCAGCCGGGGACCTTGTTTGCGACGATTTTCCGGATGCGCTCCCCGGCATGGTCTGGATCGGTCAGAATGATGACCCCTCGACGCTCCTGAGCCAATGCAATTTTGCGCAGCACCGTCTCATTGACGGCCGAGCCTCCAGTTTCGATCGTATCGGCCTTTACGGCCCGCTTAACGGCGACGGTATCATCCCGTCCTTCCACGACAATGACCTCTTTGATCATGAGAAATTTACCTTCTTCCTCATACGCAAAAAGAAGAGGACTTCTCCTCTTCTTTACATACCTTTTTCATTTATCTATAGTATCTTATTCCCTTTACAAAGTAAAACAGGAATTAGTTCAATTCTGGTTTATTTGGCCCGATCACATAGACGGTACGTCCTTTTTTGCGACCGAAGTTTTTTGCTGATTTCAGACTATCGAAATAAACGTCCATCTTATTGCCCTTAATGGCGCCGCCTGTATCTTCGGCTCTACGGAACCCAATGCCTTCGATATACACCCACCAGCCCATAGGTACGACGCTCTTATCCACGGCAATCGTTCTGCCTTCCGTTACACGAGTACCAGAGGCAGTCTTCGTGCCGATCCCGTCCTCCTCGGCGGAATAAGCGGTTAATGTGACGTTTTTAAGCACCTTTTTATATTTAAATGAGACGCCGCCTTTGGTTGTCGTTCCGCTGATATCCACTTGATCCTTAGTACGAGTAATATTAGCGGCAAGCACAGCCTCTGGCTTAGGCTTCGTACCGACAGCAACCACTTTATCCTGAGCCTTCTTCTCAATTTCTTTGCCCAGCCAATGCTTAGATACGAAATTTCCGTCTTCATACACTTTTTCAACGTGATGAACAACTATTCCCTCATTGCCCTGCTGAAGCACCTTCGTCTGTCCCTTCTCCAAATTAGGATCAGAGGTCTTAATGACATTGAATGGCACTGTCTCTTTGGTCTGTACCGTATGCTTAGCTACACGTACCACTTTAATCTTGAGATCGGAAGTAACTTTACTGCTTAGCTCCGGGGTTACTTTATCATCTGGATTCAACTTAATACCAAGCTCATTGATAATACCCTGCACACTGGATTGAGTCGTTAAATGCGATTTCGTTGCACCGTCCACGCTCACCTGGACCGGGACCGCCCTTACGATAACGATCCGATCTCCCTCTTTGAGAGAACTTTCGAGCGAACGCGATATGGTATCGCCTTGACTCAGCACGATAGAATGTTCATCCAGTACTTGATTTACTAAAGATTTGCGGGTCTCGATCTCTTGAATCTCCCCGTCCACCACTAAATAAATGTTCTTGCTGCTGCCATTCAACCAAATTAGAATGACGATAATCGCTGCGACAGTTAACAGAGTAACGACCGATATTTGACGTAGATTCTCATGCTTCCATCGTAATGCGTAAGACATACTGGATGAGCGCGATTCATGGGTCTCTTCTTTCTGGAAAATGCCCACTTTCCGTCCTCCTTCATAGTCCCGCCCTAGGTCATGCATGATTAAATGTTGACGTGACTATTTCCGTTTTTTACGAAATGCTAGAGGTTCAGCATCCCGCATCCTGACCCAGTCTGGTCGGCATTAGTCACCTCCTGTTATAGAACAGTATGATGACCCTATTACAATTATTCAAAACAAAAGAAGCCGAAAGAAAGAGTTAGAGCAACTCTTTCGTGGCTTCCTGAAGTTCTAGGTGTAATAGGTGCACGAAGTTGCCTCTCTTGACACGCTTACGAGGTTAGCTGTCGGGTTCGGACGAAGAGAGCCGCCCTTTCTCAGTTCATTCGCTCATGGCGCAATGACCTCGAATTCACCCCAAAGATCCTGCAAAGAAATCAAATACGGCAAGATGTCTTCGTTGACTGTATGAAGAATAGTTCATCAAGACCGTATCCGGTTCCCCCGTTCTCCGAAATGGAGACTCAGCGAGACTGGTTCATGGAACATGATTCGATGGCCGCCTCAATACTTCAAACTCGGCCAAATCGATCACTGAAAAGATTCTATCCTGTTTTGATGCATGTTGTAAAGGACGAATCAAGAACGTTTTCTTAAGAAAAAGGTTAAAAAAATGTAATAGACTCGGGGTTTCAGATTAAAATGTATTAATCTTTCCTGAAATCTCTTCTTTTCACCCCTTTTCCTCCCGTTTTCATCGTATGGAAAATCGTTCCATTGCATTTCGAGTTGTAATTTCTGCAATTTCCTGGAAGGACAACCCTTTTAATTCAGCAGCCGCTTCAGCCACTAAATGGACATAAGCGGATTCATTTCTTTTCCCGCGATAAGGATGTGGTGTCAGATATGGAGCATCCGTCTCAAGTAATAAACGATCGATTGGTGTTTGCTTCAACACCTCTTTAGGCTGCTTTGCATTCTTGAACGTAATCGGGCCTCCGAAGGACAAGTGAAATCCCATATTTAGACATAATTTGGCGGTTTCCCAGCTTCCCGAAAACGAATGCATTACCCCGCCGACTTCATGCGCCTTCTCTTCCCGTAAAATCCGAACCGTATCCTCA comes from the Paenibacillus lentus genome and includes:
- the rsmA gene encoding 16S rRNA (adenine(1518)-N(6)/adenine(1519)-N(6))-dimethyltransferase RsmA; this translates as MMNRGDISTPRRTKEIIQRHGFSFKKSLGQNFLIDQNILAKIIDAAGLDKTKGALEIGPGIGALTEKLAQQAGKVTAVEIDQRLLPILEEVLEPYPHVNVVHGDVLKLHLQELFEQRFKDVSGVSVVANLPYYVTTPILMKLLEEGLPLEHIVVMIQKEVAERMAASPGGKEYGSLSIAVQYYSEPELVCVVPHTVFIPQPNVESAVIRLSVRKEPPVSVEDEDFFFDVVHASFAQRRKTIANNLKSRFFPKEGRERLEQLLAEAGIEPSRRAETLSLQEYAVLSNVFYAAGLK
- the rnmV gene encoding ribonuclease M5 yields the protein MIKEVIVVEGRDDTVAVKRAVKADTIETGGSAVNETVLRKIALAQERRGVIILTDPDHAGERIRKIVANKVPGCKHAFLREADATRRGDIGVENASPEAIREALARVHTETVPAETDDKLIDWEDLIDAGLIVHPSAAARRRVIGELLGIGYCNGKQLYKRLTVFRISREEFAAALAQLEDEGV
- a CDS encoding 3D domain-containing protein, with the protein product MGIFQKEETHESRSSSMSYALRWKHENLRQISVVTLLTVAAIIVILIWLNGSSKNIYLVVDGEIQEIETRKSLVNQVLDEHSIVLSQGDTISRSLESSLKEGDRIVIVRAVPVQVSVDGATKSHLTTQSSVQGIINELGIKLNPDDKVTPELSSKVTSDLKIKVVRVAKHTVQTKETVPFNVIKTSDPNLEKGQTKVLQQGNEGIVVHHVEKVYEDGNFVSKHWLGKEIEKKAQDKVVAVGTKPKPEAVLAANITRTKDQVDISGTTTKGGVSFKYKKVLKNVTLTAYSAEEDGIGTKTASGTRVTEGRTIAVDKSVVPMGWWVYIEGIGFRRAEDTGGAIKGNKMDVYFDSLKSAKNFGRKKGRTVYVIGPNKPELN